From Anopheles coluzzii chromosome 3, AcolN3, whole genome shotgun sequence, the proteins below share one genomic window:
- the LOC120959850 gene encoding uncharacterized protein LOC120959850, with protein sequence MYTAIEFYNASFNRLKLSSRLIGAGLWEKQEGILWGRVASVMQIVLFLTLHAWTGYKYRYDALQMLETQSLICTGAALMIKYFTMIRNPAPVRELSGNIETQMYTKYQEMSPEYPVVLKYGRVLYIAGHIMIGGYFGSLFIIWINPLIMYFKEGRVMLLFFCEIPYVDWTVMKGYWTTVILQLFFYITGTCGLILVDYLCAYFTINGSLYVDILRFHLDELSELLASPGYQTRNSPEIMAKVSRKWRMCLVEHQRIVEYYDNFSDLWSMINLAQVGCSVFGICINMLIIFLTDWYAAYAILFALFIDLSVHFVLGAIIERKVDDLHISLMHFPWYLMDDRRQKEYKLLLLRAQQPSGMSIAGLTPVNYETYTQIMKMLYQLFALAMNFLK encoded by the exons TTTAACCGGCTTAAGCTTTCCAGTCGGCTGATCGGTGCGGGCTTGTGGGAAAAGCAGGAAGGCATATTATGGGGTCGGGTCGCGAGCGTGATGCAGATAGTGTTGTTTTTGACTTTGCATGCTTGGACGGGCTACAAGTATCGCTATGATGCGCTACAGATGCTCGAGACGCAATCGCTCATCTGTACCGGTGCCGCGTTGATGATCAAGTACTTTACGATGATTCGGAATCCGGCTCCGGTCCGTGAGCTTTCAGGCAATATTGAAACGCAGATGTACACCAAGTATCAGGAGATGAGCCCCGAGTATCCAGTGGTGCTGAAGTATGGACGGGTATTGTACATTGCTGGGCACATCATGATCGGAGGATACTTTGGTTCGTTGTTTATCATATGGATCAATCCGCTGATCATGTATTTTAAAGAAGGTCGTgtgatgttgctgtttttctgCGAAATTCCGTACGTCGATTGGACGGTGATGAAAGGCTACTGGACTACGGTTATATTGCAGCTTTTCTTCTACATCACCGGAACGTGCGGATTGATTTTGGTCGATTATTTGTGCGCATATTTCACGATCAACGGGTCACTGTACGTGGACATTTTGCGCTTTCATCTAGACGAACTCAGCGAGCTGCTAGCTAGTCCGGGTTATCAGACGCGCAACTCGCCGGAAATTATGGCGAAGGTGAGCCGCAAATGGAGAATGTGTCTCGTGGAGCATCAACGCATCGTAGA ATATTATGATAATTTTTCCGACCTGTGGAGTATGATTAACCTAGCACAAGTGGGTTGCAGTGTGTTTGGGATCTGCATCAATATGCTGATTATTTTTCTG ACCGATTGGTATGCGGCGTATGCAATTTTGTTTGCACTGTTCATAGACTTGTCGGTACATTTTGTGCTAGGGGCTATCATCGAGAGAAAG GTTGACGATCTGCATATTAGTTTGATGCATTTCCCTTGGTATTTGATGGACGATAGGCGACAGAAAGAATACAAGCTGCTACTATTACGTGCGCAACAACCATCTGGAATGTCTATTGCTGGTCTCACGCCAGTTAATTATGAAACCTACACTCAG ATCATGAAAATGTTGTACCAACTGTTTGCTCTCGCTATGAATTTCTTAAAGTAG
- the LOC120959983 gene encoding putative odorant receptor 83c isoform X1: MATVESFRQLLQPLIFYSKGVGVEIWTAPGKFVPASYYLSLHVAIYFSSTVFTLIKYSDDTLHMMKALITLGTCVQLYVKFIIGHKKASELKLLSDNIEQAILQRYENGKAEEIAVLQRTGRILWFIFRFMRTSVSSAAFGFFLYPVIAYYTTGELMPLFMIELPYYGWTTTIGLAMNMFCQANILVIGTMGAIMSDFIFFMYAMYAMTCIDIFIVHLCELETLLKEIHIHEKDCAKQTSIMRQKWIQCMQDHQQATSFLNTTEDIFGITCLAQVLMGIFTVCDGMLLVALTFWFPTYCFLLVMFVELSIYFVIGHFVELKIDEMYNSIISMPWYKLPVEEQKEFAFLMCRQQRPMMLTAYGFLTMNFESYMSVMFYIVLIQMDEYSSCYFAGIEGSVSIFCDDHAVR; the protein is encoded by the exons ATGGCAACCGTTGAAAGTTTTCGGCAGCTATTACAACCACTAATCTTCTACTCTAAGGGTGTAGGAGTAGAAATATGGACTGCTCCTGGAAAATTTGTACCAGCATCTTACTATCTTTCGTTACATGTGGCCATATACTTCTCTAGCACGGTATTCACTTTGATTAAGTATAGCGACGATACGTTGCACATGATGAAGGCTCTAATTACGCTGGGCACTTGTGTACAG CTGTACGTCAAGTTCATCATCGGACATAAGAAGGCAAGTGAGCTCAAGTTACTTAGCGATAACATTGAGCAGGCTATCCTGCAGCGctatgaaaatggaaaagcagAGGAAATTGCCGTACTGCAACGTACTGGCCGTATactttggtttatttttcgtttcatgCGCACATCGGTTAGTAGCGCTGCATTTGGATTCTTTTTATATCCAGTTATTGCTTACTATACGACCGGGGAACTGATGCCTTTGTTCATGATCGAGCTTCCCTATTACGGTTGGACAACTACCATAGGACTAGCGATGAACATGTTTTGTCAAGCGAATATATTGGTGATTGGAACGATGGGAGCTATAATGTCCGACTTTATATTCTTCATGTACGCGATGTATGCAATGACATGCattgatatttttattgtgCACCTATGTGAGCTAGAGACGCTGCTAAAAGAGATTCATATTCATGAAAAGGactgtgcaaaacaaacatcaataATGCGGCAAAAATGGATTCAGTGCATGCAAGATCACCAACAAGCTACTAG CTTTCTAAATACGACTGAAGACATTTTCGGAATAACGTGTTTAGCACAAGTGCTTATGGGAATATTCACGGTCTGTGATGGAATGCTACTGGTAGCTTTG ACATTTTGGTTTCCTACCTATTGTTTTCTGTTGGTGATGTTTGTCGAGCTTTCAATTTACTTTGTGATTGGACATTTTGTAGAACTGAAG ATCGATGAAATGTACAACAGTATCATCTCGATGCCGTGGTATAAACTACCAGTGGAGGAACAGAAGGAATTCGCCTTTCTGATGTGCAGACAGCAACGTCCCATGATGTTAACAGCTTATGGGTTTCTCACCATGAACTTCGAGTCATACATGAGTGTaatgttttatattgttttaattcaaATGGATGAATATAGTAGTTGTTACTTTGCAGGTATTGAAGGGTCTGTATCAATTTTTTGTGATGATCATGCAGTACGTTGA
- the LOC120959983 gene encoding putative odorant receptor 83c isoform X2, giving the protein MATVESFRQLLQPLIFYSKGVGVEIWTAPGKFVPASYYLSLHVAIYFSSTVFTLIKYSDDTLHMMKALITLGTCVQLYVKFIIGHKKASELKLLSDNIEQAILQRYENGKAEEIAVLQRTGRILWFIFRFMRTSVSSAAFGFFLYPVIAYYTTGELMPLFMIELPYYGWTTTIGLAMNMFCQANILVIGTMGAIMSDFIFFMYAMYAMTCIDIFIVHLCELETLLKEIHIHEKDCAKQTSIMRQKWIQCMQDHQQATSFLNTTEDIFGITCLAQVLMGIFTVCDGMLLVALTFWFPTYCFLLVMFVELSIYFVIGHFVELKIDEMYNSIISMPWYKLPVEEQKEFAFLMCRQQRPMMLTAYGFLTMNFESYMSVLKGLYQFFVMIMQYVE; this is encoded by the exons ATGGCAACCGTTGAAAGTTTTCGGCAGCTATTACAACCACTAATCTTCTACTCTAAGGGTGTAGGAGTAGAAATATGGACTGCTCCTGGAAAATTTGTACCAGCATCTTACTATCTTTCGTTACATGTGGCCATATACTTCTCTAGCACGGTATTCACTTTGATTAAGTATAGCGACGATACGTTGCACATGATGAAGGCTCTAATTACGCTGGGCACTTGTGTACAG CTGTACGTCAAGTTCATCATCGGACATAAGAAGGCAAGTGAGCTCAAGTTACTTAGCGATAACATTGAGCAGGCTATCCTGCAGCGctatgaaaatggaaaagcagAGGAAATTGCCGTACTGCAACGTACTGGCCGTATactttggtttatttttcgtttcatgCGCACATCGGTTAGTAGCGCTGCATTTGGATTCTTTTTATATCCAGTTATTGCTTACTATACGACCGGGGAACTGATGCCTTTGTTCATGATCGAGCTTCCCTATTACGGTTGGACAACTACCATAGGACTAGCGATGAACATGTTTTGTCAAGCGAATATATTGGTGATTGGAACGATGGGAGCTATAATGTCCGACTTTATATTCTTCATGTACGCGATGTATGCAATGACATGCattgatatttttattgtgCACCTATGTGAGCTAGAGACGCTGCTAAAAGAGATTCATATTCATGAAAAGGactgtgcaaaacaaacatcaataATGCGGCAAAAATGGATTCAGTGCATGCAAGATCACCAACAAGCTACTAG CTTTCTAAATACGACTGAAGACATTTTCGGAATAACGTGTTTAGCACAAGTGCTTATGGGAATATTCACGGTCTGTGATGGAATGCTACTGGTAGCTTTG ACATTTTGGTTTCCTACCTATTGTTTTCTGTTGGTGATGTTTGTCGAGCTTTCAATTTACTTTGTGATTGGACATTTTGTAGAACTGAAG ATCGATGAAATGTACAACAGTATCATCTCGATGCCGTGGTATAAACTACCAGTGGAGGAACAGAAGGAATTCGCCTTTCTGATGTGCAGACAGCAACGTCCCATGATGTTAACAGCTTATGGGTTTCTCACCATGAACTTCGAGTCATACATGAGT GTATTGAAGGGTCTGTATCAATTTTTTGTGATGATCATGCAGTACGTTGAATAA